In Amphiura filiformis chromosome 2, Afil_fr2py, whole genome shotgun sequence, one DNA window encodes the following:
- the LOC140146298 gene encoding uncharacterized protein, with protein sequence MSGADPPIHIQYPRLVQAINSRIQQHVYGSYDQGHSSSSSPTILNASQVNQETSSGVNTPNSVNPLVDFSVNSTHQINSVIGQMNPQINNAIQGFNPGINMISNMQSNSSLESARRFHNAQWVPNVNVMHQSPFARTLTHLSCINKEQAWNQGRAIQAQDLVRQAPAHQMTENPDVNPISSIEYARRFYDDQLDFNAVHQNWTRNESLSRINEEQARNQGRAFRTQPPVQQIQTQDPVRQVPTHQMTEHQGAHGTERNQSWNQVQEDQRGDQDQVQYHITRDLTTFESYMRGECSLSALSENVQVQRLDLMSGGSVNKQTVSTVGAPAHGELQTAGSDISLSSLQGKGNMVGKETTLQVGKGVMSTEAVGGCIPVIIRGPDAMHHIGSIGHRDQESDQRCLGGSNEEVTFGPDARHEEDANGYIPGARPRLQTMEPIRKDQSTELSQNSGGSRQRNQDNFERHLNTHNVQESFQCTTCGKAFSGAGVLEEHKEACNPVSSEGHVGVTNRMDTSAEGRSAEGTSDEGTNRTEGSFEVMNGNNNEPDNIMKCLKCGGLFSGTEALIKHVMLVHRKKRTEGHRGPIEREEPANAGIRATESHIQAMELLRQDQSTELGQKSNMSEEGRYTCGVCGKQFFRQGNLDKHVTTHRRQKSFSCPACMESFPRVAVLRIHQKFCKLASRKKLPSKSNEVGVSHINEGGRRNQKQVNKLKCPKCSKMFPGKEVLKKHIIKVHRKKHYLPQKVAKLKCSKCSKLFSGKDVLTKHMKVHHKKNLTQLARPLSGNNTLRKHALKILAKSKPKITEKKNACRTCGKQYRF encoded by the coding sequence ATGTCTGGTGCTGATCCACCTATACATATACAGTACCCTCGTCTGGTACAGGCAATAAATAGTCGTATACAACAACATGTTTATGGAAGTTACGACCAAGGGCATTCCTCATCTTCCTCTCCCACTATACTAAATGCAAGTCAGGTCAATCAAGAAACCAGTTCAGGTGTAAATACACCTAATTCTGTTAATCCACTGGTAGACTTCTCTGTAAATAGTACACATCAAATCAATTCAGTTATTGGTCAAATGAATCCACAAATAAATAATGCAATCCAAGGGTTTAACCCAGGTATAAATATGATCTCTAATATGCAAAGTAATTCCAGTCTAGAATCTGCCAGGAGATTTCATAATGCCCAGTGGGTACCAAATGTTAATGTTATGCATCAGTCCCCATTTGCAAGAACGCTTACTCATTTAAGTTGTATAAATAAGGAGCAAGCTTGGAATCAAGGAAGAGCAATTCAAGCACAAGATCTGGTACGACAAGCTCCAGCTCACCAGATGACAGAGAATCCAGATGTAAATCCAATCTCCAGTATAGAATATGCCAGGagattttatgatgaccagttgGATTTTAATGCTGTGCATCAGAATTGGACGAGGAATGAATCTTTGAGTCGGATAAATGAGGAGCAAGCTCGGAATCAAGGAAGAGCGTTTCGAACACAGCCTCCAGTACAACAGATTCAAACACAGGATCCAGTGCGACAAGTTCCAACTCACCAGATGACAGAGCATCAAGGTGCCCATGGGACAGAAAGGAATCAATCTTGGAATCAGGTACAGGAAGATCAGAGGGGGGATCAGGATCAAGTTCAATATCATATCACAAGAGATCTTACGACTTTTGAATCGTACATGAGAGGAGAATGTTCCTTGTCAGCCCTAAGTGAAAATGTTCAAGTTCAAAGATTAGATCTGATGTCTGGAGGATCTGTTAACAAGCAAACTGTGAGTACTGTTGGGGCACCGGCACATGGTGAGTTACAAACTGCAGGAAGTGACATTAGCCTGTCATCACTGCAAGGGAAAGGTAACATGGTTGGCAAGGAGACTACATTGCAAGTAGGAAAAGGTGTGATGAGTACAGAGGCAGTTGGTGGATGTATACCCGTGATAATTAGAGGACCAGATGCTATGCATCATATTGGTAGCATAGGTCATCGAGATCAAGAAAGTGATCAGCGGTGTCTAGGAGGGAGCAATGAAGAGGTGACATTTGGTCCTGATGCTAGGCATGAGGAAGATGCAAATGGTTATATTCCAGGTGCAAGACCTCGTCTTCAAACAATGGAACCAATCAGAAAGGATCAAAGCACTGAGTTGAGTCAAAATAGTGGCGGTTCAAGACAAAGAAATCAAGACAACTTTGAAAGACACTTGAACACCCACAATGTACAAGAATCTTTCCAATGCACAACATGTGGAAAAGCTTTCTCTGGAGCAGGCGTACTGGAAGAACATAAGGAAGCATGCAACCCTGTATCAAGTGAAGGTCATGTAGGTGTAACAAATAGGATGGATACTTCTGCTGAAGGTAGATCTGCTGAAGGTACTTCTGATGAAGGTACTAATAGGACTGAAGGTTCTTTTGAAGTCATGAATGGTAACAACAATGAACCTGATAACATTATGAAGTGCTTGAAATGTGGTGGATTATTTTCAGGAACAGAAGCCCTTATAAAACATGTAATGTTAGTGCACCGTAAAAAAAGAACTGAAGGACACAGGGGACCTATTGAAAGGGAAGAACCTGCAAATGCTGGTATACGGGCTACAGAGTCGCATATTCAAGCAATGGAATTATTAAGACAGGATCAAAGTACTGAGTTGGGACAAAAGAGTAACATGTCTGAGGAAGGAAGATATACTTGTGGTGTTTGTGGGAAGCAGTTTTTTAGACAAGGCAATCTTGACAAACACGTGACGACCCATCGGAGACAGAAATCTTTCTCATGCCCTGCATGCATGGAATCTTTCCCTAGAGTGGCTGTACTCAGAATACACCAGAAATTCTGCAAGCTTGCATCGAGAAAGAAACTTCCCAGCAAAAGCAATGAGGTGGGTGTTTCTCATATCAACGAAGGTGGCAGACGTAATCAGAAACAGGTTAACAAGCTGAAGTGCCCAAAGTGTAGTAAAATGTTTCCAGGAAAAGAAGTACTCAAAAAACATATAATAAAGGTGCACCGTAAGAAACATTATTTGCCACAAAAGGTTGCCAAGTTGAAGTGCTCAAAATGCAGCAAACTGTTTTCAGGAAAAGATGTACTTACAAAACATATGAAAGTTCACCATAAGAAGAATTTGACACAACTTGCTAGACCTTTGTCAGGTAATAACACACTACGTAAGCATGCATTGAAAATACTTGCTAAAAGCAAGCCTAAGATCACAGAAAAGAAGAATGCTTGTAGAACATGTGGCAAGCAGTACCGCTTTTAG